Proteins from a single region of Neodiprion virginianus isolate iyNeoVirg1 chromosome 4, iyNeoVirg1.1, whole genome shotgun sequence:
- the LOC124302285 gene encoding zinc transporter 2-like isoform X1 has protein sequence MEGTTNTEYSKNNENAGFGYGTNLPPNNNDSDGPDGSGKKVIFCVHGKLSGCCTIVKGCASETVTIPSYQRSPSLFEDHCHRDREDKIDKKARRKLIIASILCVLFMIAEIIGGVLSSSLAIATDAAHLLTDFASFMISLFSIWVASRPATRKMPFGWYRAEVIGALTSVLLIWVVTAVLIYLAVQRIINKDFEIDSTVMLITSAIGVGVNLIMGLTLHQHGHAHGGTSGKDNHAHGDNGDAHGHSHDVNINVRAALIHVIGDFIQSLGVFIAAIVIYFKPQWSIVDPICTFFFSALVLATTMAIMKDTINVLMEGIPAGVDYSQVESTFMEIEGVIRVHNLRIWALSLDKTALSAHLAIKPGISPQQILRTATRNIHESYNFFEMTLQIEEFNQKMENCHQCKSPPI, from the exons aaataatgaaaacgcTGGATTTGGTTATGGAACGAATTTACCACCAAACAACAACGACTCCGATGGGCCGGATGGTTCGGGGAAGAAGGTGATATTTTGTGTCCATGGAAAGTTATCCGGATGTTGCACAATTGTGAAAGGCTGTGCTTCCGAAACGGTGACGATCCCGTCTTATCAACGTAGCCCATCCTTGT TTGAAGATCATTGTCATCGGGATAGAGAGGacaaaatagataaaaaagCAAGGAGAAAATTGATCATTGCGAGTATTCTCTGCGTTCTCTTCATGATTGCTGAGATTATAG GTGGTGTATTGTCAAGCAGTCTCGCCATCGCAACAGACGCTGCTCATCTGCTTACAGATTTTGCGTCTTTTATGATATCTCTATTTTCGATATGGGTCGCCAGCAGGCCAGCAACCAGGAAAATGCCCTTTGGATGGTATCGAGCGGAG GTCATTGGAGCGCTGACATCCGTCCTTCTGATTTGGGTTGTGACTGCTGTATTAATATACTTGGCCGTGCAAAGAATAATTAacaaagattttgaaattgattcaaCAGTCATGCTCATCACGTCTGCCATAGGCGTTGGGGTAAATCTCAT CATGGGATTGACTCTACACCAACATGGCCATGCTCATGGTGGCACAAGTGGGAAGGATAATCACGCGCACGGTGATAACGGCGACGCACATGGCCATAGTCACGACGTGAATATCAACGTTCGAGCAGCCCTTATTCACGTTATTGGTGATTTTATTCAGAGTCTTGGCGTTTTTATAGCTGCCATTGTTATCTACTTCAAG CCACAATGGAGCATCGTAGATCCCATCTGCACATTCTTCTTCTCGGCTCTTGTTTTGGCTACTACGATGGCAATAATGAAGGATACAATAAACGTACTGATGGAAGGAATTCCAGCTGGTGTTGATTATTCTCAGGTCGAAAGTACTTTCATGGAAATCGAAGGTGTCATCAGAGTCCACAATTTACGCATATGGGCTCTTTCCTTGGATAAAACTGCTCTTTCTGCTCACCTTGCAATAA AGCCTGGTATATCGCCGCAACAAATCCTTCGAACAGCAACTAGAAACATTCACGAAAGCTACAACTTCTTCGAAATGACGTTGCAAATTGAAGAGTTTAaccaaaaaatggaaaactgcCATCAGTGCAAGTCACCACCAATATAA
- the LOC124302285 gene encoding zinc transporter 2-like isoform X2 has protein sequence MINEETIKLNNENAGFGYGTNLPPNNNDSDGPDGSGKKVIFCVHGKLSGCCTIVKGCASETVTIPSYQRSPSLFEDHCHRDREDKIDKKARRKLIIASILCVLFMIAEIIGGVLSSSLAIATDAAHLLTDFASFMISLFSIWVASRPATRKMPFGWYRAEVIGALTSVLLIWVVTAVLIYLAVQRIINKDFEIDSTVMLITSAIGVGVNLIMGLTLHQHGHAHGGTSGKDNHAHGDNGDAHGHSHDVNINVRAALIHVIGDFIQSLGVFIAAIVIYFKPQWSIVDPICTFFFSALVLATTMAIMKDTINVLMEGIPAGVDYSQVESTFMEIEGVIRVHNLRIWALSLDKTALSAHLAIKPGISPQQILRTATRNIHESYNFFEMTLQIEEFNQKMENCHQCKSPPI, from the exons aaataatgaaaacgcTGGATTTGGTTATGGAACGAATTTACCACCAAACAACAACGACTCCGATGGGCCGGATGGTTCGGGGAAGAAGGTGATATTTTGTGTCCATGGAAAGTTATCCGGATGTTGCACAATTGTGAAAGGCTGTGCTTCCGAAACGGTGACGATCCCGTCTTATCAACGTAGCCCATCCTTGT TTGAAGATCATTGTCATCGGGATAGAGAGGacaaaatagataaaaaagCAAGGAGAAAATTGATCATTGCGAGTATTCTCTGCGTTCTCTTCATGATTGCTGAGATTATAG GTGGTGTATTGTCAAGCAGTCTCGCCATCGCAACAGACGCTGCTCATCTGCTTACAGATTTTGCGTCTTTTATGATATCTCTATTTTCGATATGGGTCGCCAGCAGGCCAGCAACCAGGAAAATGCCCTTTGGATGGTATCGAGCGGAG GTCATTGGAGCGCTGACATCCGTCCTTCTGATTTGGGTTGTGACTGCTGTATTAATATACTTGGCCGTGCAAAGAATAATTAacaaagattttgaaattgattcaaCAGTCATGCTCATCACGTCTGCCATAGGCGTTGGGGTAAATCTCAT CATGGGATTGACTCTACACCAACATGGCCATGCTCATGGTGGCACAAGTGGGAAGGATAATCACGCGCACGGTGATAACGGCGACGCACATGGCCATAGTCACGACGTGAATATCAACGTTCGAGCAGCCCTTATTCACGTTATTGGTGATTTTATTCAGAGTCTTGGCGTTTTTATAGCTGCCATTGTTATCTACTTCAAG CCACAATGGAGCATCGTAGATCCCATCTGCACATTCTTCTTCTCGGCTCTTGTTTTGGCTACTACGATGGCAATAATGAAGGATACAATAAACGTACTGATGGAAGGAATTCCAGCTGGTGTTGATTATTCTCAGGTCGAAAGTACTTTCATGGAAATCGAAGGTGTCATCAGAGTCCACAATTTACGCATATGGGCTCTTTCCTTGGATAAAACTGCTCTTTCTGCTCACCTTGCAATAA AGCCTGGTATATCGCCGCAACAAATCCTTCGAACAGCAACTAGAAACATTCACGAAAGCTACAACTTCTTCGAAATGACGTTGCAAATTGAAGAGTTTAaccaaaaaatggaaaactgcCATCAGTGCAAGTCACCACCAATATAA